CGGAAGGCCTCTCACCCTCATGTAGCAGCTTTTTGGCATGGGAGGGCTCTTTGCCCTGCGGCTGGAAGAAGGCGTAGATGCACTTCCGGACCAGGTCCTCCCAGCCGGCCCGGCCGGTCGCCCGCAACGCACTGGTCTCGATGGAGATGATCTTTCCTGAGAGGACCGATGCAAAGCCATGTCGGGTTCATGACATGAAGTCACgacaatttgatttgaaagccTGAGCAATATGATCAAACAAGGCCTATTTCGGCTCACCTGTGGGGTCCTGCTTGGTGATAAAAGACTCCGTGCTGGCAGGCTGGGCCCGAGGCGTCCGGCAGGCGATGCAGATCAGGCAGCTTTGCAGGTCTGAAACACAAAGCGGGCGCCATGTCGCACTCACTGATTTTCCAAAAGGACAACAAGTTGTGGGCGGCGTTTGCGCACCATCGCCTTCCTCCTGCACGGCGGCGCGAGGCTGCGACACGGTAAAGCACTGCATGATCTCGTACTGTTGCCGGGCCTCCTGGTTCTCCGAGTCCATCTCGTCGGGCGGCCTCTTCAGCATGCGGCAGTTGAAGCTGTGGCTGCTCCTGCGGCTGGACTCCTGAGGCCAAGGCGCGCCGCCGTTCACTGCGCACGGGAACTTTTATGAAGAACCGGACCCAAATGTGAGCCATCGGGCTGAAAAGGACGTCAAGGCTCACCCAGACTTTTGGGCAGCAGATTGCGGACAAACTCGTTGTGGTCTCCCACGTGCAGGATGCTGTAGACGCTGGACGTCATCAGCTCCTCCTGAGGGTAGCCCAGGTAGCTTATCACGTTCTCCGAGACAAACACGATGCGGCCCTCGCGGTTTACCACGAAGAAGAAGCCGTCCAGAGCCTGCCGGCGAGATGATCGAGTCATACGTGCTCTTGGACAAACGGACTGGACAAGAGGGATACGCTCACCTCCAGCAGCATGGGTCCGAGGGCTTCTTTCTCCAGCAGGCCCTGGCTACTGGAGGAGATGTCGCTCTTCTGCACGGCGTCGTCCGGAGAGCAAAGAGCTGCTTTTTCTGCGGGGCAAAGGTGAGGGTCAGCGGCCGAGGGAGAACATTGAAGCGGGACGCAGCCCTCGCGGTGCCGTCCGTACCCAGCTCGCGCCGCTTCATCTGCTGGATTTGGTCCACGGTGCTCTTGAGGATGTGGCACTTGTCGGGCTTGGCGCTGAGACTGGCGATGTCGGCCATGTTGGAGGAGAGCAGCTCGGCCAGCTCGCCGATGTAGCGACTCTCCAGCTCGCGCCGCCGCTTCTCCAGGCTGCTCACAAACACATGACGACGGCGTTACTTTTACGCAAGGCCGCTTTTGTGGGAGCCGCTCAAAAATCctttcacaaataaataatacaactgTAGTGGCTGAAAAActtttcttgacattttttttcttttttcttttgcattcaAGCAGAACAGGTTTTGTGCAAACACTGAGCAAAGCGCGTGTCGCACAGATGCTAGCGTACATATTTAAAGCACGTACGTCTTTCAACGCTCGTCTCCGTGGCCTCCGCTAACACATTATGCGCTCAATGTGAAAAACcaaacatgtgtgtgtgcgcgcgcgcgcgtatGCACGAGGACAACAGCAGCAAAAAGTAGGTCAGCGCATTGGATGGCCAAAACACACAGGCATGGTGGCccagagagggagggagggagggagggagggagaaggaaggggtgaggaggaggacgcaGTGTGAACACGCAGGTCACTGGTTGCTTTTGGAAATACGAGCCGGGATGTTACATCAGCTTACATCAGCTATTGGGCCTTAAAAGGCTCACAAGAGCGGACGCGCTGACTCTGGGaggaagcgtgtgtgtgtgtgtgtgtgtgtgtgtgtgtgtgtgtgcgtgtctgtgtaAGCGTTCTCACTTACTCCTCGACCCTTGAGCTAAACTTTGGCTAACCCGTGATCTGGTGATTATTCGTCTGCGCTCACCTTGCCGGGGCCAACTTAATCCACACATGTTGTTACACATGGGGAGAAGGAAGCAATATTAAGAAAATACTAGAAAATTATTCAGGTGATGGAATCGAAATGTATTTCACATAATTAAACAACAAATCTAggttaaatttcgttgtacatgtgacaatgacaaataaagacccattctattctattctattctattctattctattcaaacaaaaagctcTTTACTATTTACGGCCTCGCTTCTTTCACTGTTTCATCTGTGACTTTGAATGTGTGTGGCTTTAAAATGCAGGAGCGGGCCCGGTGAGCGATCACATGGCCCGGACCGGACCGGACTTACCTTTGCGCCGACGTGTCGCATGGCGAGCCTTTCCTCTTGCGCGACTCGGCCGTGTCAGGGTCCAAGGGACTTTCCCCGACGGCGCTCATTTTCAGCTTTGACTGACCTGCAAAGGCAGATTAGCTTACCAACAACAACgacgacaacaacacacaaaaaaaaaaacgttcgcTTCGAGAAAGCGCCGCTCGCTACGGCCGCACAACAATGAGGTGGAAACTTTGGACTTGCTTGTGCATTTTGagaataaacaaaacacaacgGCCACTTTCAAATGGGAAAGTGTTTGAAGTGGCTGGCGGCTGAAGGGGGGCCCCCGAGGGGGGGTCCTAAGAGGATGCATGCGTGCTGTTAATGCACAGCgagtgtgtctttttttagCCGCTGCATGTTTGTAGCGTGTCAGAGAGGTGAGCTAAAGTCAGATGCAAACAAGGCTAGTCAGGAGGGATTAGCGTCGCTGCCACAATGGCTGCTTAGCCCCCtctcgtcccccccccccggtgcAAACGTTGGCTCTCTTTAAGACGAGTACGACCACCTGGTAACCGAGCGGGGGGGTCCGCCGCCGGCAAAgggacacgcacgcacacacgcttaCACACTTGGACATTGTCCGCATTAATCTTCTCAACGTACGTTGAAACTTTCAATAGTTGCCACTTGATTGTTTAAGCTCCTTTGGGGCCCAGCTCGGGAATGCGAGAACAGCCGGCCCGCTCCGGAGCCGACTGACGTTCTTGTTTACTATCCGGGCGGTAAAATACAAACAGGCTCAAGTATCGCCCTCCGATACAATATCCGACCGACTCTTTTCCACCAAAATCCAATCTCAGATTAAAACGTCCCTCCCCTTCataacaaaagcaaatgacaATGAAAACATTGACTCCCTGATCGGAGGAAGCCGACATGAATACTTCCGATTGGCTTCGGGGTCAGCGTGCTCACGGTTTAATCAATGAGGAAACCGATCGCGTTGCGAGTCCGCAATCGATGAGCGACAACGCACGCGGCCAAAACGGAATGAGggcggagaagaagaaaaaaatggttacCGCTCAGATAAGAGTGAAGGACATTTTGGATTTGGGCTGTCACGTGACTCGCTTGTGAACGCGCTGCTTCTCACGCGGGGCTGAGATTTCGACATGAATATTCATCACCGGCGTCATTAGCGGAACCGGGCCAGCGCTCGCACACGTCTTCGGCTGAACCTTGCAGAGGCGCCGTCGGGACGTTTGAGGAATGAAATTAACGCGGCGGCGCTTAGCCTTGAAAGgtttcaaaatcaaatttaCGTGCACCGcacaatttctttctttgcatCCATCACGGCTTCGTTTTCTATTTGGTGTGCGGCACCTACCTGGTCTTATGTCGCCGGGGGCGGAGTCATGTGGCGGCCGGCCGTGTCCGGGTGCGAGGAGGCGATGGGAGGCCCGGCGGTTAAGGTGGCGTGGGGGTCCCTCCGTCACCTGGCAACATGGCGGGCGCACCTGCCGTGTCATTGGAAAGGAAAcatatttttgatttattttcaaacacatTGAATGAAATGTAAGCGAGCGGATCGTAGGTATATTCAAGCGACCATTCAACCATTCTTAATATGTTTACTGGAACCGAGCAGATGCGCAAAAGGAATCGGAGGAAACAAtacgcgccgccgccgccgatcAATTCCCTCCTGCCGCCTCGCCCGCCGCcgtcacttttcttttctcctccctCGCACGCCCGCTCGCCCGTCGCTTTCCCCGGCAGACAATGACGGTCGCCGttgacggcggcggcgggaaaATAAAGTCGCAAAGCTGCGGCGAGCCATTCTTCTTTGCGGCTTTGTGCTTTTGTGCGCGCCTCGCGCTGAATCTAAATTGGAGACGGCGGGGAAAGAGAAGATGACATCTATACGGCAGAAGGAGCTTTTTGGGCTGGCTGgtcaacaaaacaatgcaaaaggATTCACGCGCCAGCGGTATGAGCTGCGGCCGTGGTGGGGAGGGGAGCGGAGAGGGCGGGGGGCAGCACGCATGTTTCTGCAGCGTATAAATACATAATGCATCTCTGGCGGGGTCATACGAGTACAGCGTGGTGGTTAGCATgtggtcggtcggtcggggAGAGCTTAGCGATGGAGAGTGCCGCTAATCTTCGCTTGGCACAAAATTGAGCATCATCTAAGAGCGGTTCCTGTCAAGAACCTGTTTATGGATGAACCACCAAACCGACCTTCTTAAAGGTCCTCAGTGGGACGCCATGACATtgagatgacaaaaacaacaccagcaaaataaaaataaaaaaaatcactagcCGCGACAAAGCTCCGTCCCCGGAGGCGACACTTAATCTGCCAAGGATCCAAACAACGAGCGGACCCTGAGGAGGGATCCACTTTGCACAAccccacccccactttctgttTGGAGAGATTAGTGTGGCGGAATTCCACAGCAGATATCACTTACCCACTCAAGTTTGCTCACCGCCGCAATTTTTGCTTTGAGCCGCCACACAcataaaagaagaagaaaagaacaagTCGGGGTGTCGGATGAAGTCGCCGCCCGGAGCGCAGAGGAAAGCTCGCGGCAGGATAACCCGACCCGTTTATCTGACGACATCGTAACCTCGAGGGGCCCCGCGATAATACTTTTACACACGCAATCAATCAACACGCACGcttgacaaaaacaagtcaGCCGCCCCGCGCAAACACAACCTTTGTATCTTTGGAATTCACCATTCGCCGCTTCCAAGGTACCGACCGGCGCGCTTCGGGTGCGAGGTGCTGCTCGCCGCATCGCGCCACGGCATTTTGAAATTAGAACCCATCGAATGAACACAAGTCTTAGTTATGATTTGGTATCTGTGTAATAAGGACAATATCAGCTTTCAGGTCTTTGCTTAGTGCACTTCAGCTACAAAGCACGACTGTTGCCTCATTAaagctcctcaactcacttcaaaGTTCTTTGGCAGCGAGATGCCACAAGCAACACTTTCTGTGTTATTGCTTTGGCCTGAGGAACAACAAAAGAGTCAATATTTAGTCATTACTGCTATTTGAGAGGATATCAAGTTCTTCTTCATGTCTAAGTGTAGTTTCGGTTTCATGTCTTTTCTCATCTTTCGGTGTGCTTCGGGGTCAAAGGTTAACTCGTTCTTTAAGCGCCTCAGAAGCTCCTGAAGCCAGTTAAGGTGTCTCCTGGCTCAATTAGATGACGCTAACACCATGCACGCATGCATGTGTAGCAGATCCACAGTGCAGATTAGCCTCCAACCACAACAACAAGACAGAAAGGAGGTCAAGATTCAGAAGACAGGTGAAGGAAGACGCACTCCTGGTGACAGCGACACCGTGAGGCCGCTCGGGTGCACTTACGTAAGAGTCTTTGATTAATTTACGGGTAAAAGGAGGAAAGATTGGGTGAACGGCGCGTGCACGCATGTACTCACCGTGCACGAGCACGGCGGCCACGCGAGCCAATGCATCCGAGGGAGGCCGCGCCGCAGCGGCCGGGTTCCATCGTGGCTGTCAACAATACCACCTCCACCCTTGCTCGATTGGCTTACCTTGTTTTGGCATAAGCAGACGTCGTCCTCTCGGTGTGCTCTTGCAGCCGCTCCacgattgttgtttttttcttctttattccCTTCTCTTACATCCCACGAGAAGTCTCCGCGCCTCCCCCGCTGTTGCGGGGCGTCCAACAACAGCCAGTTAGCCGAGTTAGCTCCAAGCAGCTAACTGAACTTGCCTGACGGATAACGTTGGGCCGTTTTTGAGAGTGTTGTTGCTAACTTTACGTGGGTAACTTTACACTCGCTCCGCAGCGGCTGACACGTAACATCCAATAAAAGCACGCGCAAGTTGGGCTTTTTGTTGCGATTAGCAGGCTGGCTAACAAGTTACCATCGGCGTCTGTTGACAAACAAGCCtgcgtggaggaggaggaaagggggagggaaaaaaaaaatcacacacgACTCAAAGCCAGCGAGCCTCAGCGTCAGTTAGCTTAGCCACAGCTAGCCAGCCTGGCTAAGCACCCACACCGCGCtagacccccccaaaaatgcgcgTCGGCCCTCCTCGAGTCTTCCCCCCCGCGCTGCTGCAGCTGGTACTGGGGCGGCTCGTCGTGTCACTCCCGTGCGTGGCCGAGATTGCGCGTCGGTAGGGATGGCCCAGTTCGCGAAGCCAAGTTGTCACTATTCTCGGTGCTCTCCGCCATTTCCaagctctctcgctctctttctccaacacaaacaaacagggCTGCGAGGGCGCGCGCGCCGAGCCTGCGTGCGAGAGACAACGTGCGCGTTCACGAGGAGCAGCACGCGTAAGAAAACCTGGTTACCTGCTTAAGAATATACGCATCAAAATATGGGTGCGGCGTTCCCACTGTGACCCTAAAATCTTATTTCACTCAAACAACAAGACTTTCACAGCGTCATTGGCCGTCATTTAataggctcttttttttttgtactttaaaACGCTCTGCATTCAAAGGGTTTATACAAATAATTAAACGCCTTAGAACCTGACGTGCTAGTGCCTTAATTCTACTAACCCCGCCATGAAGGTACCTCAGAAGTTGAAGTACATTTTCAAGTACCTAGGCCAGCACCAGAGAACCTGAAAGTACATGTACAAGTACCCTTGAACCTGAAGCATAAAACCTCACGGTACACCTAATCAACAGTGTTCATTAGCACAAATATACTTATTTATTCAGTCATCATTTGAGGTAAggcatttgtttgatttttttcaagcagACATGTCGTTTTAGAACAGAATATACTGTTTGAAGAATCAGCACTTTGCTGGATAAACAAACCTCAGTAGCAAATGCAAATGACTCGCAGCTAATTGTgacatatttattcattaaataattgatttACTGACTGAGCACATTTAGTATGCAAATTACCTCTTGCCCTCTTACATCTTGACATCCGGACTTTGGCCTGTTTTACTGCCACTTCTCTTCCTCTGAGAGGTGTTGATCGAATTGAGGCCATTACTGCAAAGATTCTGCACAGACCCACTGCGACAAGCTCTGAGGTGGACTTTCTCAATTAAATGCTTCCTCAGCTGTCCGATTGGTATGTGGCATCTCTGACTAATTCTTTTAACAGTCGagaaattagatatcaaaccATTTTAATATAGGCAGCTGAGTGAGTGTAGGCTGGGGGCACGATCACTTAAAGAGCTTGAACTTGCGGAGCAGAGGCTGCACCGTTTCTTTGGGGTACGGCTTCAATGCCAGACAGGTGGCTATGTTCTCAGGCTGCTCAATCCAAAGCTTGTGAGCCACTCCGGCCTGGTTCAGGCTCTCCGATAAGCCCGAGAGCGCAGCCTCATCCGGTGCCTGAAGGACACGAGAGCATTTGTGGAATAATCTGATGTGGAAATAAATTGTTGTGACTTTGGGCATGTCCCATCAGCAGAagttatcattattatttatcagtgtgcatttaaaagtaaatacaaaCTACAATTCATTGAATTTAGGTGGACATAGGTGGACCCATGCAAACACCAAGCCAATTAAATATAGCATcaagcttttttaaagcaagaaaatgacatcagttGTCACCGAAGGATACATACTATGATGCAAATATGTGCAAAAAGATATAAAGCGGTAAAACCATGATTTAAATCGCGGCTACTTCAAATCTAACATGACTTTAATGGAGGTAGGCGTGACTCACGGCGAGGACCACTTTGTGCATGGAGTCCAGCTCGGCCAGGTAGCGTTGCGTGTCCCCGTCGCCGTAGTGCAGGTGCACGGCGGCGGTAGCGGCGTGGCATGCCTGCGTGATGACGGCTCCCAGCGGCCACGACAGCTTGTGGACCAGATCCGAACGGACCACGACGTACTGCACCAGGCGGCCAGGGGAACCGGCGGCTCCCgaggcagccatttttttctccacggTATATGTTTATCTTCCGGGTCAAAGAATGACCGCTTGGTCAACATAATGGAGCTGCTGCCACCTAGCGACGCTTATGTAGAATTGCAAGTGCATCTATTGACTTAACGACTTCACCAGATTTGCCAAACAGGAGAGAAGAAACAAGAATAAATGTCACAATAATCATTTAATAAGCATACAcattataatataaatataaaacgcTATTTTTGCTCTTAAAATCTGTGAGACATCATTGTATCTGTGTAGACAGACGAGCATACAAACAAGAGTTTTGCAGTCTACCAAAAAGATCACCATCTTCATCTATCACGAGGATGATACCCCCTAAATCTGGCGTTTAACAAAAAggcagctttttttcttttcattttattactattatttgatttcttttttgtcacgCACAGAGAAGAACAAGGACCTCTACACCCCACGCACGTCTACTTCTCATTTGGACACGCTCCCTtgcccccaaaacaaaacgctGGCAaggatgaaaatgacaaactaAAACATCAAAACTAGAAGATGACAAATGCGAGTGTTGAGCATTCATTCCATATCGttgatttcaaaatacaaacagtttgagcatttattccaTCTCCTTAAATCCGTCTTGAAGACCCTGTAGAGTGAAGcttattttttcccattttttctTGTCCAATATAGAAGGACAGGTTAATTTTCACTCTACAGGGACTTTAAGGCCCAGGTACTAGTACATTCTTTATCCCCAATACTGAAACATTTCAGAGCGCAAGTCGAACAACTGTCATACGagtaactttttttccatgactGACATTTTTGGACACTTGTAAGACAACTTCGGCATACTAGTTGGACAACCACGTTCCTAGTGAGGTAAAACTACTAGTGGGCATTTTGGTCCTACGAGAAGAGTCCATGCCCAATCATTTGGCCTGGTCGCAATACAGCACATTAAGGTTTGATTGCAGACTGCTAGTAGGTCAAAAAGTGGCACTAGTAGTGGAGAAAATGTTACCAGCAAGACACAGGCGTGCTACTCGAAAAAGAACACACTAGTACATAGACCTCAAGatgaatgacatcatcttCTCAAGCTGCCAATAATAAACAGAACCgagccttttcttttctttttttttacaatatagaaaacaaacattttctttctctttttttgttgttgtagtttATATCCAGACATTTTTCTTAAGTTTGGCTGACATGCTGCTGAATCCTGGTGCGTTTGTTTCTGCAGGTtcgtgtatgtgcgtgtgtgtgcgtgttgtcaTTCAAAAGGAAAAGTACTGAGCGAACCACTCTTGTCGCTGAGCGTCCGGAAGGTCCATGGCCACGTCCTTTGTCTCAGGAGGGCTGcggggaagaaaagaaaggtgacaAAAGCAATTACAGTATACTGAAATGTACAGATTTACAAATACAACTAGTTCAATATTgtgaattataattattaatattaaaaatcaaACGGTTAAATGTTATTGTCTCTATGAAAACGTAATAGCGAAAAAAGACTGCAGAATTTTCACTACTGGAGTCCAATATCGAATAAGGCGTCGTCTTGCAGTGCAGCGGTTGTCCGCCAGAGGGCGGTAAAACCTCAGTTTAACATCTACAATGCATGACTATATCATGCTCATCATTTTTGCAGATTTGGCACTTTTCAGCGGGTTTAAAATATTCCCTTGCGTACACCGTGTTATATTTTAGGCTAAAAGTGCATATTTGAGAGATATATTAAAATTACAAGGCGcttgaataatttaaaaagaggAGCGTGTAGCCAGCGATGGGACTAATCCTTTAATTCAGAGTGGATGCATTCATTCTACTGTATGTGACCTCATACTGTCAAtgctaagtgtgtgtgtgtgtgtgtgtgtgtgtgtgtgtgctttggaGGAGTAATAGTGTATGCATAATCCACCCCACCGGGAATTGACATTATCCAGAGTCTTGTTGGTGGCAATAatttagccccgcccccttgaAATTCATGTACCCATTCTTTTCTGACCCACATACATTTAATTGtaatttataaaatattgAGTTGAATAattattaactattattttacTTCTATGTTCTCGATTTCAAGTGCCccgtcttgcaaaaaaaaaaaaaatcccacccaTGCGCAATCCGGATATCCTGGAGGAGCAGCGTTAGCATGCAGCAGCACATccatgcacactcacacacttgtTTACTTCCCGTGTGTTTGTGGGCATGCAAATGTGCTCCCAGTGAGATCATTGATTGCTTTGACAACCAGAAACCTCCTCAATCAAGTCGTCATCGTCAAAAGCCAACGAAGGTTAATAAAGACGCAGGAACATTCAATGGGTGAAGATGAGGATGAGCAAAAGGACAACAAAAACTGGACGGTAACAGCAATGACCCCACAAAACatcaaagacacacaaacatgctccTTTTGCATCCCAAAGCCATTCTTTGATGCCTCCTCACTGCAAAGAGCAAA
The Syngnathus acus chromosome 24, fSynAcu1.2, whole genome shotgun sequence genome window above contains:
- the ptrhd1 gene encoding putative peptidyl-tRNA hydrolase PTRHD1; the protein is MAASGAAGSPGRLVQYVVVRSDLVHKLSWPLGAVITQACHAATAAVHLHYGDGDTQRYLAELDSMHKVVLAAPDEAALSGLSESLNQAGVAHKLWIEQPENIATCLALKPYPKETVQPLLRKFKLFK